One Vicinamibacterales bacterium genomic region harbors:
- a CDS encoding CRTAC1 family protein, which yields MNRRAFLGQSAAAVAMTLVPRPLRAQAAPAFHLTDVTAQAGLAFTHNSGAYGGKLLPETLGSGCAFLDYDHDGWQDILLVNGMDWPGHKQKRSTLKLYRNNRNGTFTDVTKAAGLDVEMYGMGVACGDFDNDGFPDLLVTCVGQNRLFRNTGKGAFVDVTTASGLAGRTGFSTSAAWVDYDRDGHLDLFVCNYVKWSPAHDVFCSVDGSKKSYCTPEAYRGDTCWLFRNRGNGTFEDVTETSGVFDTSSKSLGVAVLDEDENGWPDLFVANDTQPNKLYRNQKNGTFKEVAVEAGVAFSADGKARAGMGVDAGDFDGSGHAGLAVTNFDNEMIGLYRPLGQGRFEDVAVRAGIGAVSRSTLGFGCVFADLDLDGALDLLVANGHIDSTVRQIQGHAGYAQSAQLFLNRGGTFRDVASAIGGGFDAARVGRGLAVGDFDRDGDVDVLMTTNNGPAVLFRNDQTGGGRSLRLTLTGTKSNRDAIGASVRIYHGGTSQSRMVKSGSSYLSQSELALTFGVGARDLVDRVVVTWPSGATQEFKNVATARAYGCVEGQPLIPLAR from the coding sequence GTGAACCGCCGCGCCTTTCTCGGGCAATCGGCGGCGGCAGTGGCGATGACGCTCGTGCCGCGCCCGCTGCGGGCCCAGGCGGCGCCGGCCTTTCATCTCACCGACGTCACGGCGCAGGCCGGCCTCGCCTTCACGCACAACAGCGGCGCCTACGGCGGCAAGCTGCTGCCCGAAACGCTCGGATCCGGCTGCGCGTTCCTCGACTACGATCACGACGGCTGGCAGGACATCCTCCTCGTCAACGGCATGGACTGGCCTGGCCACAAGCAGAAGCGCTCGACGCTGAAGCTCTATCGCAACAACCGCAACGGCACGTTCACCGACGTCACGAAGGCGGCCGGCCTCGACGTCGAGATGTACGGCATGGGCGTCGCCTGCGGCGATTTCGACAACGACGGCTTCCCCGACCTGCTGGTGACCTGTGTCGGCCAGAACCGCCTGTTCCGGAACACCGGCAAGGGCGCGTTCGTCGACGTGACCACGGCCAGCGGCCTCGCCGGCCGCACCGGCTTCAGCACCTCGGCCGCCTGGGTCGACTACGATCGCGACGGGCACCTCGATCTCTTCGTCTGCAACTACGTCAAATGGAGTCCCGCGCACGACGTCTTCTGCAGCGTCGACGGATCGAAGAAGTCGTACTGCACGCCGGAGGCGTACCGCGGCGACACCTGCTGGCTGTTCAGGAACCGCGGCAACGGCACGTTCGAGGACGTGACCGAGACGAGCGGCGTCTTCGACACCAGCTCGAAATCGCTCGGGGTGGCGGTGCTGGACGAGGATGAGAATGGCTGGCCGGACCTGTTCGTCGCCAACGACACGCAGCCCAACAAGCTCTATCGCAACCAGAAGAACGGCACGTTCAAGGAGGTCGCCGTCGAGGCGGGCGTCGCCTTCAGCGCCGATGGGAAGGCGCGCGCCGGCATGGGGGTGGACGCCGGCGACTTCGACGGCAGCGGCCACGCCGGGCTCGCGGTCACCAATTTCGACAACGAGATGATCGGCCTCTATCGGCCGCTCGGCCAGGGACGCTTCGAGGACGTCGCCGTCCGCGCCGGCATCGGCGCCGTGTCGCGCAGCACGCTCGGCTTCGGCTGCGTCTTCGCCGACCTCGATCTCGACGGCGCACTCGATCTGCTCGTCGCCAACGGCCACATCGATTCCACCGTGCGCCAGATCCAGGGACACGCCGGCTATGCGCAGTCGGCGCAGCTCTTCCTCAACCGGGGCGGCACCTTCCGAGACGTCGCGTCGGCGATTGGCGGCGGCTTCGACGCCGCGCGCGTCGGCCGCGGCCTCGCGGTCGGCGACTTCGATCGCGACGGCGACGTCGACGTGCTCATGACGACCAACAACGGCCCGGCGGTGCTGTTCCGCAACGATCAGACCGGCGGCGGACGATCGCTGCGCCTGACGCTCACCGGCACGAAGTCGAACCGCGACGCGATCGGCGCCAGCGTGCGGATCTACCACGGCGGCACATCCCAGTCGCGGATGGTGAAGAGCGGCTCCAGCTATCTCTCGCAGTCGGAACTGGCGCTGACCTTCGGCGTCGGCGCCCGCGACCTCGTCGATCGCGTCGTGGTGACCTGGCCGAGCGGCGCGACGCAGGAATTCAAGAACGTCGCGACAGCCCGCGCGTATGGCTGCGTCGAGGGTCAGCCGCTGATTCCGCTCGCGCGCTGA
- a CDS encoding enolase C-terminal domain-like protein, translating to MRIAALRATPVTVPLEAPLRHANGCHWGRFVRTIIELETDTGLVGLGEMGGGGEAAVAGILALTPYLVGRNPARLEEMRFLLANPTASLYNNRTQLVAAIEFACLDVLGQAWGVPVFDILGGPLRDRVPFASYLFFRYAGEKGGEVRTAEQLVANALELKRTHGFKSHKLKGGVFHPDYELECFRALADAVPGDRVRFDPNAVWSAEQAIRFAQAIEDLDNDYLEDPVFGLNGMRRVREKVRMPLATNTVVVNFEQLSANVLNTAVDVILLDTTFWGGIRACVKAAAVCETFQLGVAVHSSGELGIQLATMLHLGAVIPNLTFAADAHYHHLVDDVIVGGKLPYVDGAIAVPKGPGLGVQLDRAKLAHYAALYRELGPYPYDQDPGRPGWTPLLPNDRWADPADARVPDMRRQR from the coding sequence ATGCGGATAGCCGCTCTGCGCGCGACACCCGTCACCGTTCCGCTCGAAGCGCCGCTGCGCCACGCCAACGGCTGCCACTGGGGACGTTTCGTCCGCACCATCATCGAGCTCGAAACCGATACCGGCCTCGTCGGCCTCGGCGAGATGGGTGGCGGCGGCGAGGCCGCTGTCGCGGGGATTCTCGCGCTGACGCCGTATCTCGTCGGCCGCAACCCGGCGCGGCTCGAGGAGATGCGGTTCCTGCTCGCCAATCCCACCGCCTCGCTGTATAACAACCGGACGCAGCTCGTGGCCGCGATCGAATTCGCGTGCCTGGACGTGCTCGGCCAGGCGTGGGGCGTGCCGGTGTTCGACATCCTCGGCGGTCCGCTGCGCGACCGCGTGCCGTTCGCGTCGTATCTCTTCTTCCGATATGCCGGCGAGAAGGGTGGGGAAGTCCGCACGGCGGAGCAGCTCGTCGCCAACGCGCTCGAGTTGAAGCGGACGCACGGCTTCAAGTCTCACAAACTCAAGGGCGGCGTCTTCCATCCCGACTACGAGCTGGAGTGTTTCCGCGCCCTCGCCGATGCCGTGCCTGGCGACCGCGTCCGCTTCGATCCCAACGCCGTGTGGTCCGCCGAGCAGGCGATTCGCTTCGCCCAGGCGATCGAAGACCTCGACAACGACTATCTCGAGGATCCGGTCTTCGGTCTCAACGGTATGCGGCGCGTCCGCGAGAAGGTCCGCATGCCGCTCGCCACCAACACCGTCGTCGTCAATTTCGAGCAGCTGTCGGCGAACGTGCTCAATACGGCAGTGGACGTGATCCTGCTCGACACGACCTTCTGGGGCGGCATCCGGGCCTGCGTGAAAGCGGCCGCTGTGTGCGAGACATTCCAGCTCGGTGTCGCCGTGCATTCGTCAGGTGAACTTGGCATCCAGCTGGCGACGATGCTGCACCTGGGTGCCGTAATTCCGAACCTCACCTTCGCGGCGGATGCGCACTACCACCACCTGGTGGACGACGTGATCGTCGGCGGAAAACTCCCCTATGTCGACGGCGCGATCGCCGTGCCGAAGGGGCCGGGCCTCGGCGTGCAGCTGGATCGAGCCAAGCTGGCGCACTACGCCGCGCTCTACCGGGAACTGGGTCCGTATCCCTACGATCAGGATCCCGGCCGTCCCGGCTGGACGCCGCTCCTGCCCAACGATCGCTGGGCCGATCCGGCCGACGCGCGGGTGCCTGACATGCGGCGACAGAGATGA
- a CDS encoding alpha-glucuronidase family glycosyl hydrolase, protein MRSASRTFRSGVRVPGLKIRPTTLLWLLIFAASPASAENGHAAWLRYAALPPDAAARAGAEVPRAIYRLGDAVTIQRAADELRQGVQGMLGRPIEPVNALPASGAVIVGTLASIRAAAPALAPSGDLPADAFWLRTVHQGNQSFTVIAGGDARGTLYGAFAWLRKLADGQVLSTLDDREVPYAPVRWVNQWDNLDGSIERGYGGRSLFWANGKVRDDLTKAGEYGRLLASLGIGAVSINNVNANPAVLSPDFVPQIARVAEALRPWGVRVAIAVDFGSPQSLGKLPTYDPLDPAVAAWWKARFDAIYAAIPDFAGVVLKADSEGRVGPSTYNRTHADAANVVARALQPHGGILFYRGFVYDHHMDWRNLKNDRARAAYDNFHPLDGQFDANVIIQIKHGPIDFQVREPASPLFAGLEKTNEAIELQITQEYFGQARYDVFLAPMWKATLDFDMQAHDQPSAVKAIVAGRVFHRPLGGFAGVANVGDSDNWTNNHLSQANLYAFGRLAWNPDLSSADIAGEWTRQTFGPDPQVAKTVNELLLTSWRTFENYTGPLGLQTLTDIVGNHYSVAVEASEENGWGQWHRADKQGVGMDRSVATGTGFTGQYPAAIAKMYESVETTPDDLLLFMHHVPYGQMLQSGKTVIQFIYDSHYEGADAVATWVDGWRGLRGLVDDERYQAVLKQLDYQAGQAVVWRDAVTRWFHRTSGISDEKGRVGGYPGRIEAESAQLEGYTLTTVTPWETASGSGAVECRQPVCTAAFKYSGQAGTHDIFVQYYDVSTGAAHFRVRLNGKVVGEWTADDHIPSRKPDGGSSSRYVISGIALKPGDEIQVEGTPDGQETAALDYIEIRK, encoded by the coding sequence ATGAGATCTGCAAGCCGGACGTTCAGGTCCGGTGTTCGCGTGCCGGGTCTGAAGATCCGGCCAACCACTCTGCTGTGGCTGTTGATCTTCGCCGCATCGCCGGCCAGCGCCGAGAACGGGCATGCGGCGTGGCTGCGCTACGCGGCGCTGCCGCCCGACGCGGCGGCGCGTGCCGGCGCCGAGGTGCCGCGCGCCATCTACCGTCTCGGTGACGCCGTGACGATCCAGCGGGCGGCGGACGAGCTGCGCCAGGGCGTGCAGGGCATGCTGGGGCGTCCGATCGAGCCGGTGAACGCGCTCCCGGCGAGCGGCGCGGTGATCGTCGGGACGCTTGCCTCGATCCGCGCCGCAGCCCCCGCGCTCGCGCCGTCGGGGGATCTTCCTGCCGACGCCTTCTGGCTGCGGACCGTGCACCAGGGAAACCAGTCCTTTACGGTGATCGCCGGCGGCGACGCGCGCGGCACGCTCTACGGCGCCTTCGCCTGGCTGCGCAAGCTCGCCGACGGACAGGTGCTCAGCACGCTCGACGATCGAGAAGTGCCCTACGCGCCGGTCCGCTGGGTGAACCAGTGGGACAACCTCGATGGATCGATCGAACGCGGCTACGGCGGCCGTTCGCTGTTCTGGGCCAACGGCAAGGTCAGAGACGATCTGACGAAGGCAGGGGAGTACGGGCGTTTGCTCGCCTCGCTCGGCATCGGCGCCGTCTCGATCAACAACGTGAACGCCAACCCCGCGGTGCTGTCGCCGGACTTCGTGCCGCAGATTGCGAGGGTGGCCGAGGCGCTGCGACCGTGGGGTGTGCGTGTCGCCATTGCGGTCGACTTCGGCAGTCCGCAGTCGCTCGGCAAACTGCCGACCTACGATCCGCTCGATCCGGCGGTTGCCGCCTGGTGGAAGGCACGCTTCGATGCGATCTACGCGGCGATCCCCGATTTTGCCGGCGTCGTGCTCAAGGCAGATTCCGAAGGGCGCGTCGGTCCGTCCACCTACAACCGCACCCACGCCGACGCCGCCAACGTCGTCGCGCGCGCGCTCCAGCCCCACGGCGGCATCCTGTTCTATCGCGGCTTCGTCTACGACCACCACATGGACTGGCGCAACCTGAAGAACGATCGCGCCCGCGCCGCCTACGACAACTTCCATCCGCTCGACGGCCAGTTCGACGCCAACGTCATCATCCAGATCAAGCACGGACCGATCGACTTCCAGGTGCGCGAGCCGGCGTCGCCGCTCTTCGCCGGACTCGAGAAGACGAACGAAGCGATCGAGCTGCAGATCACGCAGGAGTACTTCGGGCAGGCGCGTTACGACGTCTTCCTCGCGCCGATGTGGAAGGCGACGCTCGACTTCGACATGCAGGCGCACGATCAGCCGTCGGCGGTGAAGGCGATCGTCGCCGGCCGCGTCTTCCACCGGCCGCTCGGCGGCTTCGCCGGCGTGGCCAATGTTGGCGACAGCGACAACTGGACGAACAATCATCTCTCGCAGGCGAACCTCTACGCGTTCGGCCGTCTCGCGTGGAACCCCGATCTGAGCTCGGCCGACATCGCCGGCGAGTGGACGCGCCAGACGTTCGGTCCCGACCCGCAGGTCGCGAAGACGGTCAACGAGCTGCTGCTCACGTCGTGGCGTACGTTCGAGAACTACACCGGCCCGCTCGGCCTCCAGACGCTCACCGACATCGTCGGCAATCACTACAGCGTTGCGGTCGAAGCCTCGGAGGAGAACGGCTGGGGGCAGTGGCATCGCGCCGACAAGCAGGGCGTCGGCATGGATCGTTCGGTTGCGACCGGCACCGGGTTTACCGGGCAATACCCGGCGGCAATTGCGAAGATGTACGAATCGGTCGAGACCACACCGGATGATTTGCTGCTCTTCATGCACCACGTGCCCTACGGGCAGATGCTGCAGTCGGGAAAGACGGTGATTCAGTTCATCTACGATTCGCACTACGAGGGGGCAGACGCCGTCGCGACGTGGGTTGACGGGTGGCGCGGCCTGCGCGGGCTCGTCGACGACGAGCGGTATCAGGCGGTGCTGAAGCAGCTCGATTACCAGGCCGGCCAGGCGGTCGTCTGGCGCGACGCGGTGACGCGATGGTTCCATCGTACGTCCGGAATCTCCGACGAGAAGGGCCGCGTCGGCGGCTATCCAGGACGGATCGAAGCCGAATCCGCGCAACTCGAGGGCTATACCTTGACGACCGTGACGCCGTGGGAGACCGCCTCGGGCAGCGGCGCTGTGGAGTGCCGGCAGCCCGTGTGCACCGCAGCGTTCAAGTACAGCGGGCAGGCTGGAACGCACGACATCTTCGTGCAGTATTACGACGTCAGTACCGGCGCCGCGCACTTTCGCGTGCGCCTCAACGGCAAGGTCGTCGGGGAGTGGACCGCCGACGACCACATCCCCTCGCGCAAGCCGGACGGCGGATCGTCGAGCCGCTACGTGATCTCCGGCATCGCGCTGAAGCCCGGCGACGAGATTCAGGTCGAGGGCACACCGGACGGCCAGGAGACCGCGGCGCTCGACTACATCGAGATTCGAAAGTGA
- a CDS encoding Gfo/Idh/MocA family oxidoreductase, whose translation MNRRDFLRSSAAIVAASRFSRYEPLAAQIGANKRVGIIGPGWYGKSDLLRLVQVAPVNVVSMCDVDSRMLNDAADLVATRQLSKKRPRLYSDWRKLLAEKDLDLVLIDTPDHWHALPMIEAVKSGLDVWVQKPICVDVLEGQAMLAAARKYKRVVQVGMQRRSTPHLVTARDRIIRDGKLGTIAYVEIYCYYHMRTSENPPDIAPPPELDYEMWTGPAPMRPFNKLTHPRSWRAFMEYGNGIMGDMCVHMLDMVRWMMDLPMPTRIMSSGGIFVDKASKANITDTQEATFEFPAVRVHWTHRTWGEQPDPRAHPWGATFYGDKGTLEASVMGYSFYEAGKKEPAIHEDVLYELDKYPEDRTEKDLEKHVAPAIRAHMKNFLECIESRQHPVSDIEQGYMSTAACILANISMKLGRAVQWDHAKGVVVGDPEANRLLHRTYRNPWTHPTPQSV comes from the coding sequence ATGAACAGACGCGACTTCCTGAGATCGAGTGCCGCGATCGTCGCGGCCTCCCGCTTCTCGCGCTACGAGCCGCTGGCCGCGCAGATCGGCGCCAACAAGCGCGTCGGGATCATCGGTCCGGGCTGGTACGGGAAGTCCGACCTGCTGCGGCTCGTCCAGGTCGCGCCTGTCAACGTCGTCTCGATGTGCGACGTCGACAGCCGGATGCTGAACGACGCCGCCGATCTCGTCGCGACGCGCCAGCTGTCGAAGAAGCGGCCGCGCCTCTACAGCGACTGGCGCAAGCTGCTCGCCGAGAAGGATCTGGACCTCGTCCTCATCGACACGCCCGATCACTGGCACGCGCTGCCGATGATCGAAGCGGTGAAATCAGGGCTCGACGTCTGGGTGCAGAAGCCGATCTGCGTCGACGTCCTCGAAGGGCAGGCGATGCTCGCGGCGGCGCGCAAATACAAGCGCGTCGTCCAGGTCGGGATGCAGCGCCGCAGCACGCCGCACCTGGTGACCGCGCGCGATCGGATCATCCGCGACGGCAAGCTGGGCACCATCGCCTACGTCGAGATCTATTGCTACTACCACATGCGCACCAGCGAGAACCCGCCCGACATCGCGCCGCCGCCGGAGCTCGACTACGAAATGTGGACCGGCCCGGCGCCGATGCGTCCCTTCAACAAGCTCACGCATCCGCGCAGCTGGCGCGCCTTCATGGAGTACGGCAACGGCATCATGGGGGACATGTGCGTCCACATGCTCGACATGGTGCGCTGGATGATGGACCTGCCGATGCCGACCCGGATCATGTCGAGCGGCGGCATCTTCGTCGACAAAGCGAGCAAGGCCAACATCACCGACACGCAGGAGGCGACGTTCGAGTTCCCGGCGGTGCGCGTGCACTGGACGCACCGCACCTGGGGCGAGCAGCCGGATCCGCGGGCGCACCCGTGGGGTGCCACGTTCTACGGCGACAAGGGGACCCTCGAGGCGAGCGTGATGGGTTACTCGTTCTACGAGGCGGGGAAGAAGGAGCCGGCGATCCACGAGGACGTCCTCTACGAACTGGACAAGTACCCGGAAGACCGCACCGAGAAAGATCTCGAAAAGCACGTGGCGCCCGCGATCCGCGCCCACATGAAGAACTTCCTCGAGTGCATCGAGTCGCGGCAGCATCCTGTTTCGGACATCGAGCAGGGCTACATGTCGACTGCGGCCTGCATCCTGGCCAACATCTCGATGAAGCTGGGCCGAGCGGTGCAATGGGATCACGCGAAAGGCGTGGTCGTCGGCGACCCCGAGGCGAACCGCCTCCTCCATCGCACGTATCGAAATCCCTGGACGCACCCGACGCCGCAGTCGGTGTAG